The DNA sequence AGTGCCTATTCCTGCCCTGGTACTCCCCAGACCTTCTACATTTAGtcctttattcgagtttagtgTTGATACTCGAGAACAACTTTGGTCACTTTTTAAACTCTTGGATCATCCACCTGCTGCATGGATCAATGATGCAATTCTCAACCAGCTTTTAGCTGATCTATTGAATTTTTCCTTTGAACTTCTGACTTCTACTCCATATTCTGCCATAATCCACCAATTCAAACAACTGGCCAACAACAGCGTAACTTTCCAAAATAAGCTCCAAGAACTCGAACACGAGGAAGCTGAAATCAAAACTGAAGTGGAAGGCTATACTGCAGCCCTTCAACCAGTCAAAGCTTCCTGTGAAGAGTTCGATTTGAGAATTTTCCAGACCATCTCTATCCAAGCTCATTATGACAGGGAAGAGATAAAACTTGTAGCAGAATTGGCCCAAATTAATGAAAAGCTTACTAAAATTTGCTAGAGAAGAGCTGATATAGCCACACCCCTGACTACTGCACTCATCCAAGAAATTGTTTCTATTGAGATCAAGCAAGAAGAATGTGGAAAACAACTTGACAACGTCCAATATGAAAAATTTAGACATATTGAGGCACTTTCAGCTCTGGACAACGAAAGGGCAAGGCTAAGCTCAGACTTGGCAAAACTCTTGGCACCTTGAATTTCTGACATCTACTTCCCCTTCCTAAATATCTATCTTTTCACCctatctcttttttttatctcttcaTTATGCAATCACAACGAATGGTATTGTTGAACAATCATACAAAAATACTCTTTGAAACATCTAGGagtaataaaagaaataataaaaatattacacAAATAGTTGATGGTAGCACAAAATTATCACTTACAGTAGAGATGAGTTGAAGGCAATGAAACCACCAGAGCTTCGTTCGAGTCAACAATATTGGTAGCAAGAAATCAAATCACGATCTCAGGTAGATGAGGATGCAGAAACCCTTGTAGATGTTGGAAAGGAGTTTGATTGCGACATGTATCTAAAGCTAGGCGATGAACCAGAGGCAATGATGTTGGACTGTGGGGACTTTGGAGTAAGAGGCGATGACAATCTATTTGGATACGAGGACTATCCGTCGAGTTTTGTTCCTCATTTGAGGCGGAAGGGAGAGGGAATATTAGACTGAGCGCAGGTAGGGGTGGCAATGGGTAGAGTAGGATAGGGTTTGGAGCCAATCCTAACCCTACTCACGGATTGAGAATTTTATATAAACTCAACCCTATCCTACCCTACCGCGGGTTACAAAAAAAGATGGaacattattatataacttgatgattatttaaaataaaattgacttttatgtaaaaaaaaagtttattaaattatcaattaatgataTTCTTTTAATGATTAAGAATCTTTTGCATTTAGTGAGAGGTCTTTGGTTCAAAATTCacttaaaacatatttttatataaatatataatatatacatatataggatGTGGATTGATCGGGTAGGGTTGAGACTCAACTCGTATCCTATCCGACCCACACGAAAATCCTACCCGCACCCTACTTTACCCGTTGCGGATCGGGTTGGCAACCCTACCTGTGGAGTCGGGTTAGGTACCCGCAGGTAAGGTACATGTTGCCACCCCTAAATGCAGCCTCGAATTGAAGGTTGAAGTTCAAAAGAGGGGATATAGATTAACActtttaataaaaagaagaaaaattaattaatattaatttaaatacaaaataaatgtaataaaaaatattgttcaACGACTACTTTTATTTATAGCCTTTTTTTTTGGGAATGAATGTTCAGTGTTTggaattaggatttaggactaaGAAAACAATTTCGGAATTTTGTTAGTATTTGGCGGCATAATTCCCAAAAGGTTTAAAAATCCCGCGAGGACCAAAATACCCCAAAGTGCATTGGCGCCAACGTCACGTGCATCTGAAGTCTGAACCACTCGCTCATCTCAACCACGTCATCGATCTGCAACACACTCGAACTTCGAATCCAGACGGTCCATCAATAGATCAATCAACCGTCCAGATCGCCTGATCAAATCATCCCGCGGATCCACGTTCCTTCAACAAAACCCGAACACCACACATATAAATACAACACACATCACAATTCATAATCATTGCGTAGCTTACTCTTCCTCTCTTACTTGGTAATTATCAATTTCATTATTCTTCATCCCATCCTTAACTCTAACTCAACTCCAATATTATTCTAAGCTGCTGTTTTGTTTCTAATTGTTGTGCAGATTTTTGTTTGTGCTAATTGGTTTCTGAGACAGCAAGATGTCTGGTCGTGGAAAGGGTGGCAAGGGATTGGGAAAGGGAGGAGCAAAACGTCACCGTAAGGTTCTGCGCGACAATATTCAGGGTATTACGAAGCCGGCGATTCGTCGTTTGGCTCGTAGGGGTGGAGTGAAGCGTATCAGTGGTCTCATCTATGAGGAGACACGTGGAGTGCTCAAGATCTTTTTGGAGAACGTGATTCGTGACGCCGTTACATACACGGAGCACGCTAGGAGGAAGACCGTTACGGCCATGGACGTTGTGTATGCCCTCAAGAGACAGGGAAGGACTCTTTATGGATTTGGTGGTTAGGACTAAGAGGGCTTTACTCTCCGGTTTAGGGGTTAGAAAGTTTATGTGTATGTTCAGCAAGTTATCTACCTAAGTTTCAATGTCAATTATTCTGGAATGTAATCAGTAACTACTCATTGCAATGTATTAGCATGCGTTTTCCTTTACTAAGTTAGGGGAATTGAATGCGGAATTATTGAAACAAGTAAGCCCTTTTTATCAAAGTCAGTTGCTTTCGAATATATAAAGCCACTCATTATATATACACGTCACTACGTATATGCGACCACAGCAGGGATGAAAATTTCTTGAACAACATATGATATGGTTCATTTGCTTGCAACTGCCGATTCACTGAAAACGAGATTTGAAATGTTCCGACAATGTAGAAAAGATTCCTTAGGGTGCTTACGCATTGATTTAGAAAAATTAAGCAAACAAGTGGTTAAATCGTTGAGAGCAACGAATGTCAAGttgaaaaaaatgcaaaaagGCAGCTTTGAGCGATTGAGTCCAAATAAAACGAGAAAACAGAGTTAGTGTAAAGGGTTAACTACAGAGTAGGTAGCTCCCTGTTAAAAGGGATTCGGGTACCCTTATTATATAGGTGCTCCTATGTCTCTCTTAACATTAGTTTTTCCATTACTTTGGGCTACTTTATCGCTGCTGTTCAGCAGACTCACCCTCAATTCTTTGATGATCAAATAAACAGAATGGAAGGGTCGCTAAACATAATCTGCTTA is a window from the Arachis stenosperma cultivar V10309 chromosome 3, arast.V10309.gnm1.PFL2, whole genome shotgun sequence genome containing:
- the LOC130967755 gene encoding histone H4, producing the protein MSGRGKGGKGLGKGGAKRHRKVLRDNIQGITKPAIRRLARRGGVKRISGLIYEETRGVLKIFLENVIRDAVTYTEHARRKTVTAMDVVYALKRQGRTLYGFGG